A window of Candidatus Methylomirabilota bacterium contains these coding sequences:
- a CDS encoding class I SAM-dependent methyltransferase — translation MSDRQKAQVQAQFGQSAQDYVTSAGHAGGEDLERLVAWGRRRGAERVLDVATGGGHTALAFAGFTPTVIAIDLTPPMLEAARGFARDKGGAVNVRFLASDVEALPFRDGSFGVVTCRIAAHHFPAILPALREVARVLRPGGSFLLQDILGHDDRELAAFILEVEKRRDPSHVRSLPQREWAAFLKAAGMTVIDEGMVSKVRKWEEWTERMRMSPEAKADLERFVLAAPARCREGFGFRIERGRIESFTDRMILLRADRD, via the coding sequence GTGAGCGACAGGCAGAAGGCGCAGGTTCAGGCGCAGTTCGGCCAGAGCGCCCAGGACTACGTCACGAGCGCCGGCCACGCGGGAGGCGAGGACCTCGAGCGCCTCGTCGCGTGGGGGCGCCGGCGCGGAGCCGAGCGCGTGCTCGACGTCGCGACGGGCGGCGGCCACACGGCGCTCGCCTTCGCCGGCTTCACGCCCACCGTGATCGCGATCGACCTGACGCCGCCGATGCTCGAGGCCGCGCGCGGCTTCGCCCGGGACAAGGGTGGTGCGGTCAATGTCCGCTTCCTGGCGTCGGACGTCGAGGCCCTACCCTTCCGGGATGGCTCGTTCGGCGTCGTGACGTGCCGCATCGCCGCGCACCACTTCCCCGCCATCCTGCCCGCCCTCAGGGAAGTCGCCCGCGTGCTCAGGCCCGGCGGCTCCTTCCTCCTCCAGGATATCCTGGGTCACGACGACCGGGAGCTGGCTGCCTTCATTCTCGAGGTCGAGAAGCGGCGGGACCCTTCGCATGTGCGCTCACTGCCCCAGCGGGAGTGGGCGGCATTCCTCAAGGCGGCGGGCATGACGGTGATCGACGAGGGCATGGTCAGCAAGGTGCGAAAGTGGGAGGAGTGGACGGAGCGGATGAGAATGAGCCCGGAGGCCAAGGCCGACCTCGAACGCTTCGTGCTTGCGGCGCCGGCGCGCTGCCGGGAAGGCTTCGGCTTCAGGATCGAGCGGGGGCGCATCGAGTCCTTCACGGACCGGATGATCCTACTCCGCGCGGATCGGGACTAA